The following coding sequences lie in one Pseudarthrobacter phenanthrenivorans Sphe3 genomic window:
- a CDS encoding acyl-CoA dehydrogenase family protein: MSTADAGLNPLPYADGDFYAFEQLLTGKEQDRLAEVRDFLAREVKPIATDCWNRGEFPMDLIPKLADIDLVSPVRRQGHSNLFAGLLHAEVTRADASISTFMGVHDGLFTGSIEALASEEQKEAWLPDIYAMKKIGAFGLTEPLGGSDVAGGTRTTARREGDTWILNGEKRWIGNATFSDWVVIYAKDVDDNQVKGFLVDTALDGFSAVKIENKTALRTVQNADITLRNVAVPDFQKLAHANSFRDVNKVLKVTRLGVAWQAVGQQLAAFDVARRYAVERHQFGRPLASFQLVQNQLVQILGNAVSSMGMMVRLSQLEDAGQAKDEQSALAKAFTTTRMRESVALGRNILGGNGIVTDFGMAKIFADAEAIYSYEGTHEINTLVTGRAITGISAIV, from the coding sequence ATGTCCACCGCTGACGCCGGCCTGAACCCCCTTCCCTATGCCGACGGCGATTTCTACGCCTTTGAGCAGCTGCTGACCGGAAAGGAGCAGGACCGGCTGGCCGAAGTCAGGGACTTCCTGGCACGGGAAGTGAAGCCCATCGCCACGGACTGCTGGAACCGGGGCGAGTTCCCCATGGACCTGATTCCCAAGCTCGCCGACATCGACCTGGTCAGCCCGGTACGGCGGCAGGGGCACTCCAACCTGTTCGCCGGGCTCCTCCACGCGGAGGTGACCCGGGCCGATGCCTCCATTTCCACTTTCATGGGCGTCCATGACGGCCTCTTCACCGGCTCCATCGAGGCCCTTGCCTCCGAGGAGCAAAAGGAGGCGTGGCTTCCTGACATCTATGCCATGAAGAAGATTGGCGCGTTCGGGCTGACGGAGCCTTTGGGCGGCAGCGACGTCGCAGGCGGTACCCGCACCACCGCCCGCCGGGAGGGGGACACCTGGATCCTCAACGGGGAGAAGCGCTGGATCGGCAATGCCACCTTCTCGGACTGGGTGGTCATTTACGCCAAGGACGTGGACGACAACCAGGTCAAGGGCTTCCTGGTGGACACGGCTTTGGACGGCTTCAGTGCGGTGAAGATCGAGAACAAGACGGCCCTTCGTACTGTCCAGAACGCCGACATCACGCTCCGGAACGTGGCGGTTCCGGACTTCCAGAAGCTCGCCCACGCCAACAGCTTCCGGGACGTCAACAAGGTCCTTAAGGTCACCCGCCTCGGGGTCGCCTGGCAGGCGGTGGGCCAGCAGCTGGCCGCCTTCGACGTCGCCCGCCGCTACGCAGTGGAGCGGCACCAGTTCGGCAGGCCGCTGGCCTCCTTCCAGCTGGTGCAGAACCAGCTGGTCCAGATCCTGGGCAACGCCGTCAGTTCCATGGGCATGATGGTGCGGCTGTCCCAGCTGGAGGATGCCGGCCAGGCCAAGGATGAGCAGTCTGCCCTGGCCAAGGCCTTCACCACCACGAGGATGCGCGAGAGCGTGGCCCTCGGCCGGAATATCCTGGGCGGCAACGGCATAGTCACCGACTTCGGGATGGCCAAGATCTTCGCGGACGCTGAAGCCATCTATTCCTACGAAGGCACCCACGAGATCAACACACTGGTCACGGGCCGGGCGATCACCGGCATTTCCGCCATCGTCTAA
- a CDS encoding DMT family transporter, protein MVWVAVVLALLGAFCLALGAQRQGSAVKADTGGLALSSNGFLRLLRNPRWVFGLLLLCAGMAMNAVALVSAPLTVVQPIGAIALVITTIVNAKDQDLTINRPTIVAIAACVTGSALFVLLAVNVTQENHHVSLDDELTIVLLLALAVGLFGTLAVMFKHRINAFVYILGAGVLFGFVAVLTRIIGKHLLDPNGLFLLNVQWYSVVALVAAGGLGSWFVQSAYSSGPPDLVIAGLTVIDPIVGIAIGIVILGELRPDVHAVMAIAMGTAASLAIVGVIALSRHHPEVTKRKKDARKAVGRATR, encoded by the coding sequence ATGGTGTGGGTGGCAGTTGTGCTTGCGCTGCTTGGCGCCTTCTGCCTCGCCCTTGGTGCCCAGCGGCAGGGAAGCGCCGTCAAGGCCGACACCGGGGGGCTCGCCCTGAGTTCCAACGGCTTCCTGCGGCTCCTGCGGAACCCCCGCTGGGTGTTCGGCCTCCTCCTCCTGTGCGCCGGCATGGCCATGAACGCCGTAGCGCTCGTGTCAGCCCCGCTCACCGTTGTCCAGCCCATCGGTGCCATCGCCCTGGTCATTACCACCATCGTCAACGCCAAGGACCAGGACCTGACCATCAACCGCCCCACTATCGTCGCCATCGCGGCGTGCGTGACAGGATCCGCACTGTTCGTCCTCCTGGCCGTCAACGTGACACAGGAGAACCACCACGTGAGCCTGGATGACGAGCTCACAATCGTGCTGCTGCTGGCGCTTGCCGTCGGGCTCTTCGGCACCCTGGCCGTCATGTTCAAGCACCGGATCAACGCCTTCGTCTACATTCTGGGCGCCGGAGTCCTCTTTGGATTCGTGGCCGTCCTCACCAGGATCATCGGCAAGCACCTGCTGGACCCCAACGGACTGTTCCTGCTGAACGTGCAGTGGTATTCGGTGGTGGCACTCGTTGCCGCCGGCGGGCTGGGGTCCTGGTTTGTCCAGAGCGCATACTCCTCGGGACCGCCGGACCTGGTCATCGCAGGGCTCACCGTGATCGACCCCATCGTGGGCATTGCAATCGGCATCGTGATCCTCGGCGAACTGCGTCCGGACGTCCACGCCGTGATGGCCATTGCCATGGGAACCGCGGCCTCCCTTGCTATCGTTGGGGTGATCGCCCTTTCAAGGCACCACCCGGAGGTCACGAAGCGCAAGAAGGACGCGCGGAAGGCCGTGGGCCGGGCGACGCGTTAG
- the dnaG gene encoding DNA primase codes for MAGLIKREDIDEVRQRTDIKEVVDGYVTLKTAGLGTFKGLCPFHDERSPSFTVRPQVGRYHCFGCGEDGDVIAFVQKQDHSSFQEAVEKLAARIGYELRYEDGGTGPNREEVGRRQRLLDAHKIADEFFRAQLLTPGAAEARTFLHGRGFDRAAAEHFGCGYAPQGWDALLKHLRGRGFTDAELKLTGMFSEGNRGIYDRFRGRLIWPIKDIAGDTIGFGARKLYEDDQGPKYLNTPETALYKKSQVLYGIDLAKRSIAKDRQLVVVEGYTDVMACHLAGITTAVATCGTAFGTEHIKIARRLLSDDGTGGEVVFTFDGDAAGQKAALRAFEEDQRFTAQTYVAVEPSGADPCDLRQSRGDEAVHALVQSRRPLFEFAIRTTLKQFNLDTVEGRVQGLKASVPVVAAIRDASTRTGYCQALTGWLGMPDPNEVLRLVNAELKNGAKRGETGGPAGPAARTAASTAQPGGPGVAAGPPSGAVPSYHRPDPRDPVASMERQALEVALQEPSLLGGGIWERFSSARFVTPAFQAVHDAMRATDPALTADPVRWVEQVMHEVPEPLRPLVSELSVVPLPASTEEAVQKYCRDILSRLFELQITRVKADKMGQLQRLDPAADPETYQRLNRELMMLEMERRSLRAEA; via the coding sequence GTGGCCGGGCTGATCAAACGTGAAGATATAGACGAAGTACGCCAGCGCACGGACATCAAGGAAGTGGTTGACGGGTACGTCACGCTCAAAACCGCCGGCTTGGGAACCTTCAAGGGTTTGTGCCCCTTCCACGACGAACGCTCGCCGTCGTTCACGGTCCGTCCCCAGGTGGGCCGCTACCACTGCTTCGGCTGCGGCGAGGACGGCGACGTCATCGCCTTCGTCCAGAAACAGGACCACAGTTCCTTCCAGGAGGCCGTGGAAAAGCTGGCAGCCCGGATCGGCTATGAGCTCCGGTACGAGGACGGCGGGACCGGCCCCAACCGGGAGGAAGTGGGGCGCCGGCAGCGGCTGCTGGATGCCCACAAGATCGCGGACGAGTTCTTCCGCGCCCAACTCCTGACGCCAGGGGCCGCCGAGGCGCGGACCTTCCTGCACGGCCGGGGGTTTGACCGGGCAGCCGCGGAACACTTCGGCTGCGGCTACGCCCCCCAGGGCTGGGATGCCCTCCTCAAGCACCTCCGCGGCCGCGGCTTCACTGACGCGGAACTGAAACTGACGGGCATGTTCTCCGAAGGCAACCGGGGCATCTACGACCGGTTCCGCGGCCGCCTCATCTGGCCTATCAAGGACATCGCCGGGGACACCATCGGCTTCGGCGCCCGGAAGCTCTACGAGGACGACCAAGGCCCCAAGTACCTCAATACCCCCGAAACCGCGCTGTATAAGAAGTCCCAGGTCCTGTACGGGATCGACCTCGCCAAGCGCAGCATCGCCAAGGACCGCCAGCTGGTGGTGGTGGAGGGGTACACGGACGTGATGGCCTGCCACCTGGCAGGAATTACGACGGCGGTGGCCACCTGCGGCACCGCGTTCGGCACCGAGCACATCAAGATCGCCCGGCGCCTGTTGTCCGACGACGGCACCGGGGGAGAGGTGGTCTTTACCTTCGACGGCGACGCCGCCGGGCAGAAAGCGGCCCTGCGGGCCTTCGAGGAGGACCAGCGCTTCACGGCACAGACCTACGTGGCCGTGGAGCCCTCCGGTGCGGATCCGTGCGACCTGCGCCAAAGCCGGGGTGACGAAGCCGTGCATGCCCTGGTGCAGTCCCGCCGGCCGCTGTTCGAGTTTGCCATCCGGACCACGCTGAAGCAGTTCAACCTGGACACGGTGGAGGGGCGCGTGCAGGGCCTGAAAGCCTCCGTGCCGGTGGTCGCAGCCATCCGCGACGCCTCCACCCGGACCGGGTATTGCCAGGCGCTGACCGGCTGGCTCGGCATGCCCGACCCCAACGAAGTCCTGCGCCTGGTCAACGCTGAGCTGAAGAACGGCGCCAAGCGGGGCGAAACGGGCGGGCCGGCCGGCCCTGCTGCACGGACTGCCGCAAGCACCGCCCAGCCGGGCGGACCCGGGGTAGCCGCAGGGCCGCCGTCGGGAGCCGTGCCTTCCTACCACCGGCCGGACCCCCGTGATCCGGTGGCCTCCATGGAGCGGCAGGCCCTTGAAGTGGCATTGCAGGAACCGTCGCTTCTTGGCGGCGGTATCTGGGAGCGCTTTTCATCCGCCCGGTTCGTGACGCCTGCCTTCCAGGCCGTGCACGACGCCATGCGGGCCACGGACCCCGCCCTCACCGCGGATCCTGTGCGCTGGGTGGAGCAGGTAATGCACGAGGTCCCCGAACCGCTGCGGCCGCTGGTGTCCGAGCTTTCCGTGGTGCCGCTGCCCGCGAGCACCGAGGAAGCGGTCCAAAAGTATTGCCGGGACATCCTGTCCCGGTTGTTCGAGCTCCAGATCACGCGGGTCAAGGCGGACAAGATGGGCCAGCTCCAGCGGCTGGACCCCGCGGCCGATCCGGAAACGTACCAGCGGCTGAACCGGGAGCTGATGATGCTGGAGATGGAACGCAGGTCCTTGCGCGCCGAAGCGTAG
- a CDS encoding phage holin family protein, whose translation MSGRHSGRTSGGLRIIALPRTLKLLFRLAPRQLNDEIAFAKIELKRKGIQVGVAAAFFAVALVFLMFLVVGLIVAAIMGLATIMPAWLAALLVSAVFLLIALIGGLIGARKFKKAMPLMPEETIRGIRHDIGVAKEGSAFNPAVLDPQSPEAKAAKAAKDEAAAKAKAEKAAKAAEHEKEFPHASEPELLRRLNQRRHHLTEVRDELGTELDVKPQARYILASAQETLREGQALANHGREVAAQKLSALSGSADLEKRWKPLAAFIAAGTVFLVLARKLLRTY comes from the coding sequence ATGAGCGGACGTCACAGCGGGCGCACCAGCGGGGGATTACGCATCATTGCGCTGCCCCGGACGCTAAAACTCCTTTTCCGGTTGGCGCCGCGCCAGCTCAATGACGAAATCGCCTTCGCGAAGATCGAACTCAAGCGCAAGGGAATCCAGGTCGGCGTCGCTGCTGCCTTCTTCGCCGTCGCCCTCGTCTTCCTCATGTTCCTGGTAGTGGGGCTCATCGTGGCGGCCATTATGGGACTCGCTACCATCATGCCCGCGTGGCTGGCTGCGCTCCTTGTCTCCGCCGTCTTCCTCCTGATAGCCCTCATCGGCGGCCTCATCGGCGCCCGGAAGTTCAAGAAGGCCATGCCGCTCATGCCGGAGGAGACCATCCGCGGCATCAGGCACGACATCGGCGTTGCCAAGGAAGGGTCCGCGTTCAACCCGGCCGTGCTCGATCCCCAGAGCCCCGAAGCCAAGGCCGCCAAGGCGGCCAAGGATGAAGCCGCAGCCAAGGCCAAGGCCGAGAAGGCCGCCAAGGCTGCTGAGCACGAGAAGGAATTCCCCCACGCTTCGGAACCCGAACTGCTCCGGCGCCTCAACCAGCGCCGCCACCACCTGACTGAAGTCCGTGACGAGCTCGGGACCGAACTGGATGTCAAGCCCCAGGCCCGCTACATTCTCGCCTCCGCACAGGAGACGCTGCGGGAAGGCCAGGCCCTGGCTAACCACGGCAGGGAGGTTGCCGCGCAGAAGCTCTCGGCGCTGTCCGGCTCCGCAGACCTCGAAAAGCGCTGGAAGCCATTGGCAGCATTCATCGCCGCGGGAACGGTCTTCCTGGTGCTGGCCAGGAAACTCCTTCGAACGTACTAG
- a CDS encoding multidrug effflux MFS transporter, producing the protein MTIPSNPGDLLSRRRKLLYILLLGALTALGPFTIDLYLPAFPALEASLGVSEAQVQLTLAGTTVGFAIGQLVVGPFSDKFGRRTPLILATALHIAASLGAALSTDITTLGIFRVLMGVGAAGGGVVAMAMVRDLFSGYAMVKMFSRMSLVNGLAPILAPVIGSQLLLVMPWPGIFVFLAAYGTVVIVAALFLVRETLPPEKRRLSGLTARQRYRILFSDRVFVGLLLVAGLNFGGLFTYLSASPFLFQDVFGFSPQEYGLLFGINSLGIVAGIQTSSRLIRRVPPQWILAGATAWMFLMAMLIVVFDQLGFGLWGVMVPLWFYIMGTGFMFPCVQVLALAGHAGQAGTAASLLGFATFMMAGLISPVVGWLGITSAAPMGAVQGACILLAIAALWIVVRPRTVPSIH; encoded by the coding sequence GTGACCATTCCCAGCAATCCGGGCGACCTGTTGAGCCGCCGCCGCAAACTCCTGTATATCCTCCTCCTCGGCGCCCTGACGGCCTTGGGTCCGTTCACGATCGACCTCTACCTGCCTGCCTTCCCCGCCCTGGAGGCCAGCCTCGGTGTCAGCGAGGCCCAGGTCCAGCTCACCCTGGCCGGGACCACCGTCGGTTTTGCCATCGGACAGCTGGTGGTTGGGCCTTTCAGCGACAAGTTCGGCCGCAGGACCCCGCTCATCCTGGCCACGGCGCTGCACATTGCAGCGTCCCTCGGTGCCGCCCTGTCCACAGACATCACCACGCTGGGCATCTTCCGCGTCCTCATGGGCGTGGGTGCGGCCGGCGGCGGCGTGGTAGCCATGGCCATGGTGCGCGACCTTTTCTCGGGCTACGCCATGGTCAAGATGTTCTCCCGCATGTCGCTTGTGAACGGCCTGGCTCCCATCCTGGCCCCCGTGATCGGCTCGCAACTGCTCCTGGTGATGCCGTGGCCGGGGATCTTCGTCTTCCTCGCCGCCTACGGCACGGTGGTGATCGTTGCGGCGCTGTTCCTGGTGCGCGAGACCCTGCCGCCGGAAAAGCGGCGGCTGAGCGGCCTGACTGCCCGGCAGCGCTACCGGATCCTCTTCAGTGACAGGGTGTTCGTCGGACTGCTGCTGGTGGCCGGGTTGAACTTCGGCGGGCTGTTCACCTACCTTTCAGCCTCCCCCTTCCTCTTCCAGGACGTATTCGGCTTCTCCCCCCAGGAGTACGGCCTGCTCTTTGGCATCAACTCGCTGGGCATCGTGGCAGGAATCCAGACGAGTTCGCGGCTGATCCGCAGGGTGCCGCCGCAGTGGATCCTCGCAGGGGCCACGGCATGGATGTTCCTGATGGCCATGCTGATCGTGGTGTTCGACCAGCTGGGGTTCGGCCTCTGGGGTGTCATGGTTCCGCTGTGGTTCTACATCATGGGGACTGGTTTCATGTTCCCCTGCGTGCAGGTGCTGGCCCTGGCGGGCCACGCCGGACAGGCGGGCACCGCTGCCTCGCTGCTGGGCTTCGCCACCTTCATGATGGCCGGGCTTATCTCGCCGGTGGTGGGTTGGCTTGGGATCACCAGCGCAGCCCCCATGGGGGCGGTACAGGGTGCCTGCATCCTGTTGGCGATTGCGGCGCTCTGGATCGTCGTCCGGCCGCGCACCGTCCCCTCGATCCACTGA
- the rpsB gene encoding 30S ribosomal protein S2: MPVVTMRQLLDSGVHFGHQTRRWNPKMKRFIFTERNGIYIIDLQQSLSYIDRAYEFVKATVAHGGTVLFVGTKKQAQEAIAEQATRVGQPYVNQRWLGGMLTNFQTVAKRIQRMKELEEIDFDDVAGSAYTKKELLLLKRELTKLESNLGGIRNLTKAPSVLWIVDTKKEHLAVDEAKKLNIPVVAILDTNCDPDEVDFPIPGNDDAIRSVNLLTRVVADAVAEGLIARNNRGTGAAEAPEEPLAEWERELLEGNKAEAAAAPAEEAAAPAAEAPAADASAEEAK, translated from the coding sequence ATGCCCGTCGTAACCATGCGCCAGCTGCTTGACAGCGGCGTCCACTTTGGACACCAGACCCGCCGTTGGAACCCGAAGATGAAGCGCTTCATCTTCACCGAGCGCAACGGCATCTACATCATCGACCTTCAGCAGTCGCTGTCCTACATCGACCGCGCCTACGAGTTCGTAAAGGCCACCGTTGCCCACGGCGGCACCGTCCTCTTCGTCGGCACCAAGAAGCAGGCCCAGGAAGCAATTGCCGAGCAGGCAACCCGCGTTGGCCAGCCCTACGTCAACCAGCGTTGGCTCGGCGGTATGCTGACCAACTTCCAGACGGTCGCCAAGCGCATCCAGCGCATGAAGGAACTCGAAGAGATCGACTTCGACGACGTCGCCGGTTCCGCGTACACCAAGAAGGAGCTGCTGCTCCTCAAGCGCGAACTCACCAAGCTGGAGTCCAACCTCGGCGGTATCCGCAACCTCACCAAGGCACCTTCCGTGCTCTGGATCGTGGACACCAAGAAGGAACACCTCGCCGTTGACGAGGCCAAGAAGCTGAACATCCCGGTTGTGGCCATCCTGGACACCAACTGCGATCCTGACGAGGTCGACTTCCCGATCCCGGGCAACGACGACGCCATCCGCTCCGTGAACCTCCTGACCCGCGTTGTTGCCGACGCCGTTGCCGAGGGCCTCATCGCCCGCAACAACCGTGGCACGGGCGCTGCTGAAGCTCCGGAAGAGCCGCTGGCCGAGTGGGAGCGCGAGCTCCTCGAAGGCAACAAGGCCGAAGCTGCTGCCGCACCGGCAGAGGAAGCTGCAGCCCCCGCTGCTGAGGCTCCCGCCGCTGACGCTTCCGCTGAAGAAGCCAAGTAA
- a CDS encoding CDP-alcohol phosphatidyltransferase family protein, producing the protein MKFIGAGSRPGRPQVDHDLVFTIPNLLTVVRFMGVPLFIWLVLARQEYGAGVVVLAVMASTDWIDGYIARRFDQTSKLGRVLDPIADRLAMIAVAVTLVIAGVVHWLYLAALVIPDAVLLALTLSLFRGHPDLPVSVVGKVRTGLLLLGTPMLVLSRLDTGFSGELFVAAWIVLGLGLVGHWIAAYNYFWAMLRKGRLQAHHDDGTS; encoded by the coding sequence GTGAAGTTCATCGGTGCAGGCTCCCGTCCCGGACGCCCCCAGGTGGACCATGACCTGGTGTTCACCATCCCCAACCTGCTCACCGTGGTGCGCTTCATGGGTGTGCCGCTCTTCATCTGGCTTGTCCTGGCGAGGCAGGAGTACGGCGCAGGGGTCGTCGTCCTGGCCGTCATGGCCAGCACGGACTGGATTGACGGCTATATCGCCCGCCGCTTCGACCAGACGTCCAAGCTCGGCAGGGTCCTCGACCCGATCGCGGACAGGCTGGCGATGATAGCTGTCGCCGTCACCCTGGTGATTGCCGGCGTCGTCCATTGGCTGTACCTCGCCGCGCTGGTGATCCCGGACGCCGTCCTGCTGGCCCTGACCCTGTCCCTTTTCCGGGGCCACCCGGACCTGCCGGTCAGCGTGGTGGGCAAGGTGCGGACCGGCCTGCTGCTGCTGGGAACCCCGATGCTGGTCCTCTCCCGGCTGGACACCGGATTCTCCGGCGAGCTGTTCGTGGCCGCATGGATTGTGCTCGGGCTGGGGCTGGTGGGCCACTGGATCGCCGCCTACAACTACTTCTGGGCCATGCTGCGGAAGGGCCGGCTGCAGGCACATCACGACGACGGGACCTCCTGA
- a CDS encoding glycosyltransferase, whose amino-acid sequence MTTPADQRPLTILIAADTYPPDVNGAAQFGYRLAKGMTGRGHNVHVLACRNGKGKSFTEFRPEGTVHRLRSHSVPTHETFRICFPWEIKKEISLLFDRVKPDVVHIQSHYMIGEHVLYEAVKRGVRIVATNHFMPENLNPFLPFPQWFKNIIGRISWKDMGKVMGQADVITTPTPLAAKAMHQHAFLRKVLPLSNGIDSAAYELQPGEHIDRHPYPTVMFAGRLAEEKHVDVLIEAISKTPPELNVHLEVVGGGEVRSSLEELVRHLRLEDRVRFLGLVSDEELRKAYIKADLFCMPGTAELQSLVTLEAMSASTPVVLADAMALPHLVRDGENGYLFTPNDSDDLAKKITRILELPADQRAAMGKVSREMVEPHSIQGTLQTFEDLYRGAGFEDKVV is encoded by the coding sequence GTGACCACGCCCGCAGACCAGCGTCCCCTGACCATCCTGATTGCCGCAGACACTTATCCACCCGACGTCAACGGTGCAGCCCAGTTCGGCTACCGGCTGGCCAAGGGGATGACCGGCCGGGGGCACAACGTCCACGTCCTGGCCTGCCGCAACGGAAAGGGCAAGAGCTTTACCGAATTCCGCCCGGAAGGTACCGTCCACCGGCTCCGCTCCCACAGCGTGCCCACGCACGAAACTTTCCGGATCTGCTTCCCTTGGGAAATCAAGAAGGAAATCAGCCTCCTCTTCGATCGGGTGAAGCCGGACGTGGTGCACATCCAAAGCCACTACATGATCGGCGAGCACGTGCTGTACGAAGCCGTGAAGCGGGGCGTCCGGATCGTGGCCACGAACCATTTCATGCCGGAAAACCTCAACCCGTTCCTGCCGTTCCCGCAGTGGTTCAAGAACATCATCGGCCGGATCTCCTGGAAAGACATGGGCAAGGTCATGGGCCAGGCGGACGTCATCACCACGCCCACCCCGCTGGCGGCCAAGGCCATGCACCAGCATGCCTTCCTGCGCAAGGTGCTGCCGCTGTCCAACGGCATCGACTCCGCTGCATACGAACTCCAGCCCGGGGAGCACATCGATCGCCACCCGTACCCCACCGTGATGTTCGCCGGCCGGTTGGCCGAGGAAAAGCACGTGGATGTGCTGATCGAAGCCATCAGCAAGACCCCGCCGGAACTGAACGTCCACCTGGAGGTGGTTGGTGGCGGGGAAGTCCGTTCGTCGCTGGAGGAGCTGGTCCGCCACCTTCGGCTGGAGGACAGGGTCAGGTTCCTCGGCCTCGTGAGCGACGAGGAACTGCGGAAGGCCTACATCAAGGCCGACCTTTTCTGCATGCCGGGGACAGCTGAGCTGCAGTCGCTTGTCACCCTGGAGGCAATGTCGGCCTCTACCCCGGTGGTGCTGGCGGACGCGATGGCCCTGCCCCACCTGGTGCGGGACGGCGAAAACGGGTACCTCTTCACGCCGAATGACAGTGACGACCTCGCCAAGAAGATCACCCGGATCCTGGAGCTTCCGGCCGATCAGCGTGCCGCCATGGGGAAGGTGAGCCGGGAAATGGTGGAGCCCCACAGCATCCAGGGAACGCTGCAGACATTCGAGGACCTGTACCGCGGTGCGGGCTTCGAGGACAAGGTGGTCTAA
- the tsf gene encoding translation elongation factor Ts: MANYTAADIKALRERTGAGMMDVKKALDEANGDAEKAIEIIRIKGLKGATKREGRSTAEGLVAAKVSNGVGVMIEVNCETDFVAKADKFIQLADKVLAVAIESGAADLETLLATDVDGKPLSEVVVEEGAILGEKVVVRRISRIEGATVDAYLHKTSKDLPAQVGVLFAVDGEGEAAATAAHDVAVHIAAMAPNYLTREDVPSELVESERRIAEETAKAEGKPEAALTKIVEGRVTGFYKGEVLVDQAFAKDAKKSVAQVLEEAGVKGTAFARFRVGS; encoded by the coding sequence ATGGCGAACTACACTGCCGCGGACATCAAGGCCCTGCGCGAGCGCACCGGCGCCGGCATGATGGACGTCAAGAAGGCTCTTGACGAAGCCAACGGTGACGCCGAAAAGGCCATCGAAATCATCCGCATCAAGGGCCTCAAGGGCGCTACCAAGCGTGAAGGCCGCTCCACCGCTGAAGGCCTGGTTGCCGCCAAGGTCAGCAACGGCGTCGGCGTCATGATCGAAGTCAACTGCGAGACCGACTTCGTGGCCAAGGCTGACAAGTTCATCCAGCTGGCCGACAAGGTCCTGGCCGTTGCCATCGAGTCCGGTGCTGCCGACCTCGAGACCCTGCTCGCCACCGACGTTGACGGCAAGCCCCTCTCCGAGGTCGTCGTTGAAGAAGGCGCCATCCTGGGCGAAAAGGTTGTTGTCCGCCGCATCTCCCGCATCGAGGGCGCAACGGTTGACGCTTACCTGCACAAGACCTCCAAGGACCTGCCGGCCCAGGTTGGCGTGCTGTTCGCTGTTGACGGTGAAGGCGAAGCCGCTGCCACCGCAGCCCACGATGTTGCCGTCCACATCGCTGCCATGGCCCCGAACTACCTGACCCGCGAGGACGTTCCGTCCGAGCTCGTCGAGTCCGAGCGCCGCATCGCCGAAGAGACCGCAAAGGCCGAGGGCAAGCCCGAAGCCGCGCTCACCAAGATCGTGGAAGGCCGCGTGACCGGCTTCTACAAGGGTGAAGTGCTGGTTGACCAGGCATTCGCCAAGGACGCCAAGAAGTCTGTGGCACAGGTCCTCGAAGAGGCCGGTGTCAAGGGAACCGCATTCGCGCGTTTCCGCGTCGGCTCCTAG
- a CDS encoding M23 family metallopeptidase, translating into MKPPLLLAALLLMPASLAPGGEPLAYTPASGAPASVQVVSMETAAAATVRPSWQWPLSPRPQVLRDYDPPPKPWLPGHRGVDLGAAADGVRVTSPSAGTVSFVGVVVDRPVITIDHGNGLRSSFEPVASILAAGTPVAAGQEIGTILPGHCPAASCVHWGVRRGDDYVNPLQFVMDLRPSILLPLNP; encoded by the coding sequence ATGAAACCGCCGCTGCTGCTTGCAGCCCTTCTCCTGATGCCTGCTTCACTGGCGCCCGGCGGGGAGCCGCTGGCCTATACCCCGGCGTCCGGTGCGCCGGCCTCGGTGCAGGTCGTGTCCATGGAGACTGCCGCGGCAGCCACTGTCCGCCCCTCCTGGCAGTGGCCGCTAAGCCCGCGCCCGCAGGTGCTCCGCGATTACGATCCCCCGCCGAAGCCCTGGCTGCCTGGACATCGGGGCGTGGATCTTGGAGCAGCGGCCGACGGCGTCAGGGTCACCTCGCCGTCGGCAGGCACTGTCAGCTTTGTGGGCGTCGTGGTGGACCGGCCGGTCATCACCATCGATCACGGCAACGGACTGCGCAGCAGCTTCGAGCCGGTGGCCAGCATCCTTGCCGCCGGTACCCCGGTGGCCGCAGGACAGGAAATCGGCACGATCCTTCCGGGGCATTGCCCCGCCGCGTCCTGCGTCCACTGGGGTGTCCGGCGGGGAGATGACTATGTGAATCCGTTGCAGTTCGTGATGGACCTGCGGCCATCGATCCTGCTGCCGCTGAACCCTTAG